Proteins encoded together in one Roseibacterium elongatum DSM 19469 window:
- a CDS encoding DMT family transporter, whose amino-acid sequence MEVEMAWVYLFIAGAFEVAWAAGLKKLGIGFNWTLGVLTFFAMIASIVALYAAMTRLPLGIAYPIWTGIGSVGSVLVGVFAFSQNLSLSGIAGLTLLIAGMFLLGSDAH is encoded by the coding sequence ATGGAGGTCGAAATGGCTTGGGTTTATCTTTTCATCGCAGGTGCCTTCGAAGTCGCTTGGGCCGCGGGTCTCAAGAAGCTTGGCATTGGTTTCAATTGGACACTTGGCGTCCTGACCTTCTTCGCAATGATTGCAAGCATTGTCGCCCTCTATGCCGCGATGACCCGGCTCCCGCTTGGGATCGCCTATCCGATCTGGACCGGCATCGGCTCTGTCGGATCCGTGCTGGTCGGCGTGTTTGCCTTCAGTCAAAACCTCAGCCTGTCCGGAATTGCTGGTCTGACACTTCTGATTGCGGGGATGTTTCTGCTCGGTTCAGATGCGCACTAA
- a CDS encoding ROK family transcriptional regulator: protein MASHDRQNAHENAHYGANQQGTRERNERLILTLLRRTPGLAKAEIARRTGLSAQTVSRLIAALENDGLILRGAPQRGRVGQPSIPLSLDPEGAFFFGLKVGRRSAELVATDFLGRIVGREKQIYDYPDFTTVLEGCFKAINRLIERLGPARARRLAGLGIAMPFHLWEWAPRIGVPNDAMSDWKTRDLKSELERHLSIPVFLQNDATAACSAELVFGDTSRPPNFASFHVAFFIGGGLVLRGSIYAGAHGNAAGFGPLPVPDSTGRMHPLIDAASLSNLERRLLENGVDSQQIWMDPEGWSIPEHLLLDWTENAAFALAQAVRATQTVLDLDAILIDGWLPRNLRAALTDGVRAELEQIDMTGMAVPAITAGTIGADARTLGAASLPLTARFLVELPD, encoded by the coding sequence ATGGCATCTCATGACCGTCAGAACGCCCACGAAAACGCGCACTACGGGGCCAACCAGCAAGGGACAAGGGAGCGTAACGAACGTCTTATCCTGACACTCCTGCGCCGGACGCCGGGGCTGGCGAAGGCTGAAATTGCGCGGCGAACGGGCCTGTCGGCACAAACGGTTTCTCGCCTAATCGCCGCGCTTGAGAACGATGGCCTCATATTGCGCGGCGCACCGCAGCGCGGCCGTGTCGGTCAGCCCTCGATCCCGCTGTCACTCGATCCAGAGGGCGCCTTCTTTTTTGGACTCAAGGTGGGCCGGCGGTCGGCAGAACTGGTAGCGACGGATTTCTTGGGCCGGATTGTCGGGCGCGAAAAACAGATCTACGACTACCCCGACTTCACCACAGTACTCGAGGGCTGTTTTAAGGCGATCAATCGGCTGATCGAACGCCTCGGTCCAGCGCGCGCAAGGCGGCTGGCGGGCCTCGGTATCGCGATGCCCTTTCATCTTTGGGAATGGGCGCCGCGTATCGGTGTGCCAAACGACGCCATGTCAGACTGGAAAACGCGGGATCTGAAATCCGAGCTGGAGCGACACCTTTCGATACCTGTCTTCCTTCAGAACGACGCCACAGCGGCCTGCAGTGCCGAACTCGTCTTCGGCGACACCTCACGCCCGCCGAATTTCGCAAGCTTCCACGTCGCGTTTTTTATTGGAGGGGGGCTCGTGCTGCGCGGTTCGATCTACGCAGGTGCGCACGGTAACGCAGCCGGTTTCGGTCCGCTCCCCGTGCCCGACAGCACGGGCCGGATGCACCCCCTGATCGACGCGGCGTCCCTATCGAATCTCGAGCGACGGCTGCTGGAGAACGGCGTAGATTCCCAACAGATCTGGATGGATCCCGAAGGCTGGTCGATCCCCGAGCATCTGTTGCTGGATTGGACCGAAAACGCGGCTTTCGCGCTCGCCCAGGCCGTCCGCGCCACGCAAACGGTGCTCGACCTCGACGCGATACTGATCGATGGCTGGCTTCCCCGCAATCTGCGCGCAGCCCTTACCGATGGCGTACGGGCGGAGCTTGAGCAGATCGACATGACGGGAATGGCCGTGCCTGCGATCACTGCTGGCACGATAGGCGCGGACGCGCGAACGCTTGGCGCTGCGAGTCTACCGCTTACAGCCCGCTTCCTTGTCGAACTGCCGGATTAA